Below is a window of Littorina saxatilis isolate snail1 linkage group LG2, US_GU_Lsax_2.0, whole genome shotgun sequence DNA.
gcaagcatctctttttgttttctttacctttgtttattgtgttttcgatatttgtgtttattttttgcttgacttatctgttttattttaatgtttgctatccacatcgtgtgataaatgtttcttctcagtctccgagtcagtttagtttctgcacgccgctttggtaggctactccttgtttttctaactggtgtattgtgcgcgactgatttgcggatttatttttattcctttcatatgcagttgaagtgttgtgggtgttattgtctgtatatgctatgttgcgtctgtgtatgcctacacgaattttgggtgtaatgtgcctgtggtctgctcgcagtcgagcacagaaaacatggcggcgccctgtggcaaattcgtggaaagtctttcccgaccgcagataccagcgtcgtccgcgacgctggaataattATAGCAGCCAATACAGGCTCACGATGAAGGAATGTCCGGTTTTTCAGCCGGTGAAGGTATAAATAGCAACCGAAAGGCCACGGCAATTAgaacatttaaacactgctctCAAAACAGAGGAAACGTCTATAGGGACattcacacataaacacacaaaccaaGCAAGCAAGCTACCAACCAATGGCAATGCACAGATCACATTCATGTGTTGACAGTGACTATGATTTCACACCGATTTCAAGTCAACTTCCAATGATATCTTACCTGTCCACCATctttagaagaagaagaagagatgcAACTACATCGATACTATTGTGATAGTATTGTTTTCCGGCAGTGTAATACATGTCTGTTTTTCAAATGGTGAACTGCAAAATGCATGTTTCAGTGTCCATCAATACCTTTAACCTTCTCCGGTGGTCGTGGGTCTTAGactagttggaattttttaatgagcttttaagaatgcctcaggcacaTAAAAAAtcttatgtcctaaaatttcagcgagaagtaataaaaaaaagaggtcatatttagactacaaacatcgtggggccgcggtgtggacccatgtttctcaaaaaaagaaatgagaagcatgggtccgcacggccccacgatgacttccgtgtgtagtccgGATAACCCGGATGTGCGACGGTTAATGCAGGAAATATTCTCAACCAGAGTGCTTATGAACAAATTTCTGTGAACACCCATATTAATTGCTGGCGAAATTGGGTATTTTTTCCGTGCTGGGACGCTCACTTAACACAAATTTGACAATGTATTGTCAAACACGGAGCGACATCTACTCAcccgacagacgatgcaagcaTTTGCTGAAGCTTAGTGAGCTAAGTTCAGCGAAAATTGTGATTTAGGGGGGAAACGAGATCACGAGAATTAGATCACGTTTGCATTCTCTCATTGCATTCTCTCCTACACACGTATAAAGCTCGCAGTTTTGAACATGGCGTCCAAGGgcacaaagagaaaaagaacagaaatgacGGTGCAAGACAAGATtcaacttgtttgtttgtttatttgttgcttaacgtccagccgactacgcagagccatatcaggacgaggaagggggggatgaagggggccacttgtcaagcgattcctgtttacaaatgcactaacccattacttgtgtcccagcaggctttagtaaaactaaattaatacctactggaagattaccagtttccagtatgttaaaataggcttaacctatctactgctggacttacatcagaacactaacagattaaactatacatgaatcgcgagacaagcggcaagagaagagatttttggaaaaaatacaggtgaatgagcaagaaggcagatagaaaagaattcatgaagaaaaagagagcatgacaggaaagaggaaccaaaaatctatctaacagcaaactagaaagctcctgcggttccaaaaacaggaggggcctttaatttcataaccgcagtgccccactgcgggaaagaTTCAACTTCTTGATCGCTTCCATAGTCTGACAGCAAAGAGTGTTCGGGAAGCTGCAACTTTTTTGGACGTCTCGCATTCGTTTCTGTAGGCCTACCAATcgataaaaaatgaaaatgaaattcgGGCTTCGGTTGCAGAAGGGTCAACGCCAAAGCAACGAATAAGACAAAGAAGTGGGAAAGACAAAGAGACTGAAGATGGTTTGCGAAAGTTTGTTGTCCACTTGCAATCACGCAAGGCACCCGTCACGCAACGGTCCCATCTTGTGTCAAAAAGCTGAAGCCATTGCCACAGAGCTGggacattctttttttttctgtttgatttttttaaaagttcGGTTAATACAAACTTCGGTTAATAAATACAAATTTGCCCAGTCCCGATGTGTTTTTATTAAGCGGAGTCTACTGTATATTGTCTTTTACTCAAATTCTGCATTgaaggtgtgtctgtgtgtttgtatagtgtgtgtgtagtgaGTGTTAGAgagtgtatgtgcatgtgcggtgtgtgcgtgagtgtgtttgtgtgtgtactcgtGGGTGTTAGATATCTTACAAAGGTTAAACCCCATCTAGATAATACAATATGACACATCACTGTAAGAAAATGTTAGAATGTAAGAAAACTAAACACTCACTCTTATTGTCAAGTACAAACCAAACAGCAacccttttttttaatgacTTAGCTAGTTATTTATTTGATCTAACGTACACGTACCAATATGTGCCAATAAATCAGCAGTTTCTGATATACTACAACAATCACAATTATGAATTTTAACAAATTAATAGCAATGGCAAAGTATAACAATCTAATACACTGTATATGGCACCTTTTTATGAGGAACAATACTAAGAACACAGCCGTGGCAGGCTAGAACATTACAAATAGTTTTTGAACCCAAATGCCAAATCTGATGCTGTAAACAGAGAGTGCATTTGAATCATGAAAAATATCAGCTGTAAACTGGCTGGTGAGCAAAAACTCCAATCCTACTCAAAGAACACAAAAAAATGCTGTTTATTTTGGCTATGGCAAATAGAAAATACAGGTGTGTGCATGCCCTCAGGAATGTTAGAACTGTGGGTATAAACATGTTACAAACACAACGAaatcaagaagaaaaacaaacaaacacttgttTAAACTGTAATTAGATCAAGTTGCCTTCAAAGCTTTCTACTAAAGTGCAAACAGTTGTCAAGGTAAGGTACTCATGATAGAAAAACATGTATTGACTGAAGCTATAATTAGCCAAATTGACACTGGATTTGGCCTCAAACATTGCCTGTATATTACTAAATCATGTGTCAATTTCCGTCATGTTGAAAGGGACAAGTATTATGACAATTAAGCAACAAAACTCAAATCATTGGCCATGACATATTCAAAGCATAATATAATGAATAAAAGCAATTGTTGTCCACAggtggggtgttgcaggtagctttgtttcctccttggggatgaagctaccaggggaagggattgtgttggaggtgcgggtagaggggtagccctcccggtgctcccccttggacctccctagtctaggaccctgggtcttcgcgaggtggccattgtggcgtaatccctccggactagcataacgtttccctatcccaagaccgaccgtgcgtggtctatgaccacatcctctacgaggtgaccctatcaactaggcagcgaaagcccctaggcgaaacacggcggatctagaggagagaacctcgataaaaaatttgagctgccatgaagacggagcatgttggctgaggacagcgggcagaccttctgtgccgacacccatctacaggagaaaaccaggcatgcacgcatcaaacccaacatggccatacgtTGTCCACAGGTAAAAAgaataaaagtaaaaaaaataaagttgtcAGCTGCATAAAACGGCCACTAAGATAATATGCCTCCccattcaaagaaaaaaacaacaaccctttTTACTGTAAATCCAAAACCAGCGCTTATTGATATAAGGTGACACAAGCCATAACAGGTTTGCAACACAAGTGCGAAGTTTAGTGTGAACTAAAACTGGATTAACAATAAACGCGTGTGTTTGATACTGAAGCCTGTACAGTTTCATGCCCATGCAAAGGAAGCTTAAAACAATCATGTGAGTATAACGCATTGAAAAAGAGGGTGAACATTACTGACCTAGATGACTGTATACAACAGAAAAATGGAAATCTTAaacgaaatgaggcagagcgctgtttagagataaaataatcaaagggaagtaagcgctttaAACGCATACGACATGTGAATGGAGTAAGCAGAGAGAAAGTTTCATGAGGaagaaagtcgcttgttcagttcaatgcttgttattctctcaggtgccaggagatggGTTCCGTTTAACTcttgcttactccattacacatgtcctatgcatttagagcgcttacttcctttTGGTTATTGGAAAAATGAAAAGCTTTTAAGAAACTAAACTTTAGCTGATGTTCTCAACTACATGTACATGCAATCTGAACTAATTGCTGCTTGCTTTGGCCATATCAAGCGTTGCCTTCAGGGCAGGTCTGGCCTTGACCCTCTCCAGATAGGCCTTGACATTGGGATAACCCTCCAGCAAAGACCCGTTGTTCATCTCAGGGAAGGCGGCCCACCAGATGTTGAAGCCGAGGATGCAGTCTGCTACTGTCAGCCTGCACGAggataaaacataaaaaaattgaACATGAAATATTCCATCTTTATACTGAAGCAGTTAAACTTGTGTTGAATTTCAGACACTGttgaaaaaaacacattcaatGCCAGGCATGCTTCAGTAGGGGACTGATTGATACATCATCAGTGGTTGGCTGGTTCATTACTGTCTGCATTAACTGTAAATTTCAGTGAAGTGTTCCTGCTTTTACTCAGAACTACATTTTGTTTAATCCAGGCCCTCTCTCAAACCAATCATTCCCGTAATGTTGATTGATAACCAAGCAAATAAAAATGACATGATTTGAACACCACAGTCTGAATGGTGTCAGTAGTGTATGGCACATATGGAATTTGCGGACAAATTTTACTCTGTTTTTCCCAAATCAGATTGTGTGGGTTGGGCATTCAAATTAATGTAATCCTGAAACAATACAGGATCTTGCTGTACCTTCAatggatcacgctttggactacacagtccggatgatgtgggttgtGTACAACCGGGAACCCATACTTTAgtagaaggattcaacgtaaaaagtatgggtcgcacatgacccacgccatccgaatagggataaacataATAAAATCCTTATTTAAttccacgacccacatcatttGGACTGTTCAGTTCAAATTATGCAGTGATGGCTCTACtatttttttcaaaccggtacgcaaacttttatgatgcaaacagttCAGAAAAACCCGGTAgactggtcattggaaccagtaactGAGTTAGAGTctaactcagagtactggtttgtTGTTTCACCAGCGAAAAAACCCCGGTAGTTCCAAAAATCAAACGGTAGGTGATatataccggcagccaattttgttccggtattttctcatttcaaccggtaaactattggtaattaccggttaatgCCAATACTGATTAtgtcattgtttattttcaaAGATGATCCTTCAGAAAGTGATTGATGGGAAGGTCGTATGGTGTTTGAAGATTACATGAAGTTTCAATGAAAAACTCCCCGTAGTTTCAGAGATACAGACTCCTTTGTGCGGCCGGCTCTGGGTCGTTCACGCCTcaggaagcacggtgaaggtaaaccattctttctttctttctttctttctttctttctttatttggtgtttaacgtcgttttcaaccattcaaggttatatcgcgacggggaaaggggggagaggggatagagccacttgttaattgtttcttgttcacaaaagcacaaatcaaaaaattgctccaggggcttgcaacgtagtacaatatatgaccttactgggacagggatgttgctacaaattcatacctataggacaaatgtcctgagtttttcagcatcaataggacatttgaccgctttcagaaagtgtaataggacattatgaatttgcgccaaacagcttataacacattccatggaattgttccaaagtcatgcgcccacacacacacgcacacacacacacccacgcgcgcgcgctgtagaacacacacataatatctATCTTCTATCTTCTATATAtctactgtatatatatatgtcacagtggaaatgagaatccagtgagattccgaatcgcactagtggagattggaattccagtttgcactagggcaaactagaattctcatctccactggatatttgttagtgaagattggaattccagtttgccctagtgcaaacgggaatccagtttcagtggagatgggaattccagttttcactaggggaaataggaattgggaggaattgggggaaataatgtgttcaaaggtttataagtgttgttaaaaccatttcatcttgagtCACTCATGACTTTAAGGCTTACTCATTTCAGGTATTGAAATGCAGACATAATTTTTTGGGGGGAATTGATATAATCGAACAACACAGAGTAATTGCGCACACTAAGGTTTTATCATCAATATCATTAAATCATATCACAAAGTTAAAAGTTTATAAAAGATGAAGCATGAAAGGTAGGCCTATCTATGCTACATGCcttcacacacactcccacacatatgcatgcactcacgcacacatacaaacatgccTTTTTTGCTTTTTCTCATTTCACTGGAAATCCATCAACAGTTCTTGAAAAATGTGCTTTCTGGGTGACATTTTGTACAGCAGTCTATGTTTGCTTTTTGGCAATTGCACCGTTTCGTTAGACAGTTGCCCTTGCATTTGCAGACTGTTCTCGAAGAGCAAGCGACAGACTTGGTGCTCCATCTCGTAGAAGACCGTGATGCTTGTATCAGagttatttcttttaaattgcTTGGTTCAACACTGTTAAGTTCCAGAAACTCTACAGAGCGCATGTCCACAAGTTCAACACCATCGAACCAGTTTACAATGATTACAGCAACGCTGAAGACTTTGAATTGTAATCTGTTTCCTGCAGTGGATCTGGATGTTAGTATTTTACAAGGCAGAAGGCGTGCATCAGTGTTTGTTCTGTCGGCTTGGtggattttaatgccaactgtaTCATCAATTGAGTACACCTTGTGCAGTTTTTGTACCTGCTTTTGATACCGGGAAGCTTGTCTCTTATTGTGCGCAATTACTCTGTGTTGTTCgattatatcaattcaataatatttatttttatttctgcagttcaatacctgcaatgagtaagccttaaagtcatgaaatggttttaacaacaattgtacacctttgaacacattatttcccccaattcctatttcccctagtgaaaactggaattcccatctccactaaaactggattcccgtttgcactagggcaaactggaattccaatctccactaacaaatatccagtggagatgagaattctagtttgccctagtgcaaactggaattccaatctccactagtgcgattcggaatctcactggattctcatttccactgtgacatatatatatatacggcttgtgtctgtctgtctgtctgtctgtgtgttcgcgatgcacggccaaagttctcgatggatctgcttcaaatttggtgggcatattcaggtagaccccggacacaacctggtcgatgagaattttcaacacgtgctctcagcgcgcagcgctgaaccgattttagtttttctgttcatcttcccagatccattcccagtaactcttccttatcttctccagtgttttgcgtttatctcccttccttcgtgtggcgtcaatccatattcccgttactatttttagaaggtcactgtccacaacgctttcatccatattcccgttactatttttagaaggtcactgtccacaactcttccttatcttctccagtgttttgtgcgtttacctcccttccttcgtgcgccggctgaagtattcggctctacttcttcccggcgaagccagcTACCCGGAGAAGCGGGTATTTATCTagtagtaaatacatcaacacagtgtgcgtataatgttgtatttgtttagtttcaaagaaaccacaaaacagaaaccaacatgaactttagagctcttactttgattataaactgcatgatttggataaaagttgaaaaacaaaatgatcggtttgatctaatgctgatcttttgcaggctttaggttttttttcagcggcataattcagtgcttcgtctcgtattgaaaacaaaagcagacgacaaatttagtcagttggagttgtctcccgtactcctgtagcatgcactgatctaaaaataatccactatttttagatcagtgcgctgcaccgagacggttatgCCCAAACgacgcataccgcaaacggttcgggaattcccgacaaaagaaaagatccgcacgcggcactggcaacttcagtgtcagctgaacacgagagtgttcggtcttttagaagatttgtatcttgaaatgaaaattaacgaatatcgcgctgtccgaaggaatggagtacatttcggacaatgaccacgctcagggtaaaacgataggacatctgaccgacatgcggcaatgtgaatcggacatttggggattttcatcgttatatgtccgatgtccgacgcctaacgacatccttgcaatatatgaccttactgggagaatgcaagtttctagtacaaaggacttaacatttcttacatactgcttgactaaaatctttacaaccattgactatattctatacaagaaacatttaacaagggtaaaaggagaaacagaatccgttagtcgccatgctggggagcatcgggtaaattctttctcgtcccaaccaatatgggactcccccatACCCGCGGGGGGCAGGTAAACCATTGGCAAATAATAATGACTTGAATTGAACAACACAGTCCAGGTTGTGTGGGCAGTGTATGGCCCATTTGGGACTTGTAAAGGAATTTTAATGTGTTTATCCCTTATTACATTTTGTGGGTCGGACATGACCCAGTCTCAACAAAGAGACACTAATATAAAACGTGTACTCCTTCTTGAACGGCTGGGGACATGTACGGCAACCTTTCTTGAAGAAGTATTGGTCGTGCATCACCTGCATTATCCAGACTGTGTAGTCTGATGCATGATCCGGTAAAGGTTCAAGGCAAGttccttcctgtgaaaacagttctgctcactatctcagatctgctcCGGCTTTTACATACATATGGAATAAGACCATGAACCCTCAACTTGGGTACATGCCAAACATTCcaactgcttcctgtgcagagaaGTAATCTAATTAAGGATAAAATTATTAATAGCCAATAACTGTACAATACTCACTCTTGTCCCAGGATGTAGGGCTTGTCTTTGAGAATGTTCTCCATCCTGTCTAGACAGACGTCAACAACAGCCTTGGCCTTGGCGATGGCCTCAGGGTCCTGCTTATCTTTGGGTCCAAGCCACCACTGCCAGGCAAGTCTCTCCAGCGCCTCATCAAGTCGAATGGCTCCATACAAAGTCCAGCTGATAAAAATTATCAGAGTAACTGTTTTATATGACCAACTGTTAAAAAGAATTTGACCTTATCAGAGAGTTAATGATCCAATAAAGTCAATCAGCGTTCATTTGTTgcttctttatcatcatcatcatcatcatcatcatcatcatcatcatcatcctcctcaacagcagcagcagcagtactAAAATTGGTCCAACAAAACTTTTGCTTTGTGTGAATAGTCTTTCCTTTTACCACTATTAAATCACCTATTCCTTTCAGAAGGCTAAAGAACCACttgacaagaaaacaaaacaaaaacaaaacaagagaaaCACCACAACGCCCATGTATGAATGCATTCTGAAAATATGCAAGAAACAAAGACATACAAAGCCAGAGAGACCAGCAGTGTTGTTTTCAAATATttaaatcaaagacaaaaaaagtcagcagacaaaaatgaaaatgtaactCACTCGTAATACTCTGCTCTGTCCTTGGGCTCTGGAGCCAAACGACCGCACAAATCGGCCAGGTACAGACATATGGCGGTGGACTCTAACATGGTTGGGCGACCCTCAATTTCCAACGCTGGAACAGTGTTGTGGGGGTTCACTGTTTTATGAAACTGCTCTCTTTCTGGAGGTGGGGGTGATGCTTCAATGTCAACAAACTTGTGTTCCACGTGGTCCTCAAGTCCCAGCTCTGAGAAAGAACCATGCATGTACATTTATACAAAACCGTCTACAGTGGAatccccgttttaagacccacaatttaagacttcctcccttttaagaccttagtttttcagattttctgatatatcctctgtaaatgtacccctaCTTTTTAGACTCCTTCTTTTTTAAGAACTGATTTACACAGATTTGTCGAGGTCGTAACGGGGGTTCATCTGTATTTTGTTTCTTGGTCATTGTTGACCTGGTCAGCAAACCCATTCCCTGTATAATTATTTCTGCCCCTTCTTGATTTTTCATGTGTGGGCTGCCAAATTCTAGCAAGATATGTACTCTATGAGTGAGAAACTTCTTGGTTGCATCTGGAAATTTGGCAAGTTTGATTGTGTTTTAGggcgcttttttttaaattcaagcATGCTTCCGTCAGTGTATTTTGGTTATGAGAAGGGAGGTGTGCTTCAAATCATGATGCACTGTGTATGATCAGCAAATAATGCTTAGAGAAACTGCATCATTCTTGATGTCATGAAAGCCAAAGGTTTCATtgtataatttaaaaaaaacccacctgtttTTCAGTAAAACACATGTGAGGGAAGAAGTTGCTTCCTCGTGAACCTAACcactaaaaagaaaagcaagtcagtcgcgtgaagcgatatatacatttagtcaagatcaacaccacaaatcagtcatcgccgagactacgtTCAGATAGTCTTGGCTAACCATACTGAAGACCGAGACGAGTCTCGCTCGCCTCAGCGAAGCACGCTGTGTCCGtggtacttactgaacctattttctttaattctgagcacatgttttgagtaaacataacatatctatatatgtttgaattcaggagaagatgtggaatacaatgcaattatATTCTTATCTGCTGctaaaaattcgattttaatgacaactttaatgagctaaCTAATTATTAAACTTCCAAGCTGAattgcaatcccatagtccgcacTTTGTTGAaaattacttgactaaaatttcaatcaatttggttgaaaaatgagggtgtgacagtgccgcctcaactttcacaaaaagccggatatgacgtcatcaaagacatctatcccaaaaatgagaaaaatgtctggggatatcattaccagaaactctcatgtgaagtttcatgaagatcggtccattaaaacattaagtcaaaacttgactaaatcataaatgtaaaaaggacacacacacacacaccctgtcacacacacacattgtcaaacacccactgtcacacacacacacacacacacacacactctccttTTCTTaatttcacacaaacacacacaccagcaatgACACATTTTATGTCTTTCACTATTTGTGACAGTCATATATTAAAATGCGTTCATTTcggtacagggccggactaccgggggggggggggggggggggggtgcgcaacccccccccctagcctaaacatgtacctcacttattaaattttttttattattgtttattttatgccgtttcatgcaaggagcgaccattttcctatctcaaaatatgacctacccatcagcttcagggggcttcgccccctgacccccacaaggggctctgccccttgacaccgccagggggaacattcccctggaccaccactggcaaccccaaccacccccccccccccccccccacctcttcgcctagtccggccctgcggtACATACAGAATATTATGTATTACTACTAGACACATTTCATTAGGGTAAAAAGGCACACGGTACTGTCCGCGGCAGCTTTTGTCGTGTACTACACGTACAGAGTACatctgtaaacacacacacacacacacatgacgcacacacacacacgacacacacacaactcacacGACAAACGAGGCAGGTTGCGTACGGTGCGAGACGCGCACTGAAGCAGACGACGAGAATCAAACATGCGGCAACAggcagcaaaacaaaacaaacaggtcAATATACCAGATACCTTTGATAGCCCATGTGCAGCGAATGCTCCTAGATGTATGGTGATACCAAAGTTTCATCTTCGGAATCTTTGTCGCCATCGTTATGATAGAGAGAGGCAGACGCAGAGGGTGACAATCCGATCGACCTGCTGACCCGCCATGCAAGTGCGCGTCATTTCCGGCTGACATCGACAAAAGTGCGCATGCACCCATATTCCACCAATCAGCGTCTCGCACTTTTTGTCAACAGACTGAATGAACGGACACAATGGAGATTCTATCAATGGGTACAAGGTTTCAGCCCCGCGATAAACGAAAAGCCCGTCAATAATAGAGAACTGATTATTTGAGAGCTATGAATACACAACACttaagttcaacattaccttgTTTGTATCCATTTTAAAAGTGAAGAGAAcgagaggttgtgtgtgtgtgtgtgtgagagagacaatgacaatgacaatgacaattctttattttacgagggtaacagaataagcatgattggtatacttttttgcatctggccctcgccctaaagagggactaaatctactataataactactactacatacttacataattagtaaaacagtataagtttatgtgcataagtgcattatatgaaacattgtagtttataaatgttcatgacaaggtgcaaagcaaaaatttgcaagtcaattagagtcagaatactatgcagTAGTacttcaactctgcaagacaatggatagtATGCataacatcataatttcgtgaacaaaactataaatcaaaagtgagtgactgtgtcccaaaggacataacaatcaagaatatactattttcattaaatgggatatatataatttgtttttgaaagaatctgtgctggtagcttcccgtaaggcattcggaagagcgttccagagacggccacctgaataaactagactagacttaaataagtctatcctaggaagaggagtgttaaatttcataaggtggtgtgaattcttcaaagagaactttgaacaaatg
It encodes the following:
- the LOC138959681 gene encoding glutathione S-transferase GstA-like, which gives rise to MGACALLSMSAGNDAHLHGGSAGRSDCHPLRLPLSIITMATKIPKMKLWYHHTSRSIRCTWAIKELGLEDHVEHKFVDIEASPPPPEREQFHKTVNPHNTVPALEIEGRPTMLESTAICLYLADLCGRLAPEPKDRAEYYDWTLYGAIRLDEALERLAWQWWLGPKDKQDPEAIAKAKAVVDVCLDRMENILKDKPYILGQELTVADCILGFNIWWAAFPEMNNGSLLEGYPNVKAYLERVKARPALKATLDMAKASSN